From Candidatus Spechtbacteria bacterium, the proteins below share one genomic window:
- a CDS encoding valine--tRNA ligase, giving the protein MKTKKELPKSYEHLISEPKIYALWEKSGFFDPTSPRYTRLRGASPSKKYGKNETFSIIMPPTNANDPLHIGHAMGMTTQDIMIRYNRMQGKKTLWLPGMDHAGFETQVVYEKKLAKLGRSRFDMTREQFYQEVWDYTQKNSETIRGQIKKLGASCDWSRETFTLDKNVIQTVYDTFKKMTDEGLIYRAERLVNYCTKHRTAFSELEIVHEERKDPLYYIKYGPITLATVRPETKFGDTAIAVHPKDKRYQQYIGKKIEIETLLGKKMIKIIADEVVDSEFGTGAVKVTPAHDQTDFEIWQRHKDEIPGPIKVIGQDGKLTEVAGPYAGMKVEEARQKVVEDMQQAGLLEKIDDTYEHTVSLCYKCNTVLEPMLMKQWFVRMQTLAQPAIKAAQKKEVVFVPANQGKIYLHWLRNIKDWNISRQNWWGIAIPAWKCTACSTPEKEVWTVTNGKEPKACLQCKKLTDLARDPDVFDTWFSSGQWPYATLGYPNGKDFKTFYPTSIMETGYDILFFWVARMIMLGIYRTGKVPFKTVYLHGLVRDKDRQKMSKSKGNVIDPLGIVEIYGADALRMALIVGNLPGRDPIISEDKIRGYRNFSTKLWNITRFILMNCQDYSPAKKITLTPADKKIIKEFDRVRVKVTKNMDALKFSHAAEMLYHYSWHAFADKIIEASKPLLQESADAKKRAARQHVLITTLADTLKLLHPFMPFITEELYGSLPLKKHGLLMVEKWPE; this is encoded by the coding sequence ATGAAAACCAAAAAAGAATTACCTAAAAGTTATGAACATCTAATAAGTGAGCCGAAAATCTATGCTCTTTGGGAAAAGAGCGGCTTTTTTGACCCCACTTCGCCTCGCTACACTCGGCTTCGCGGGGCAAGTCCCTCAAAAAAATACGGAAAAAATGAAACATTTTCTATCATCATGCCGCCGACGAATGCCAACGACCCTCTACACATTGGACATGCTATGGGTATGACTACACAGGATATTATGATTCGCTACAACCGCATGCAGGGCAAAAAAACTTTGTGGCTGCCAGGCATGGATCACGCGGGATTTGAAACGCAGGTTGTTTATGAAAAGAAACTTGCAAAGCTTGGCCGCTCGCGCTTTGATATGACGCGCGAACAATTTTACCAAGAAGTTTGGGATTACACACAAAAAAATAGCGAAACTATCCGCGGACAGATAAAAAAACTTGGCGCCTCTTGCGATTGGTCTCGCGAAACATTTACGCTAGATAAAAATGTAATACAAACAGTATACGATACCTTTAAAAAAATGACTGATGAGGGTTTAATTTATCGCGCAGAAAGATTGGTGAACTATTGCACCAAACACCGCACGGCTTTTTCCGAACTTGAAATTGTGCACGAGGAGCGCAAAGACCCTCTCTACTATATTAAATACGGTCCGATCACCCTTGCCACCGTACGCCCTGAAACAAAATTCGGCGACACTGCTATTGCTGTGCATCCAAAAGACAAACGCTACCAACAATATATAGGAAAGAAGATTGAAATTGAGACATTGCTCGGCAAAAAAATGATTAAGATTATTGCCGACGAAGTAGTTGACTCGGAATTTGGAACGGGTGCTGTAAAAGTAACGCCGGCGCACGACCAAACCGACTTTGAAATTTGGCAGAGGCACAAAGACGAAATCCCCGGCCCTATTAAAGTTATAGGACAAGACGGCAAGCTAACTGAAGTTGCGGGCCCATACGCCGGAATGAAAGTTGAGGAAGCGCGCCAAAAAGTTGTAGAAGATATGCAACAAGCGGGACTGCTAGAAAAAATTGACGATACATACGAGCATACCGTGAGCTTGTGCTACAAATGCAATACCGTGCTTGAGCCAATGCTAATGAAGCAATGGTTTGTGCGCATGCAAACACTAGCGCAACCAGCCATAAAAGCCGCGCAAAAAAAAGAAGTGGTTTTTGTGCCGGCTAATCAAGGAAAAATTTACCTGCATTGGCTGCGCAATATAAAAGACTGGAACATCTCTCGCCAAAATTGGTGGGGCATTGCAATACCCGCATGGAAGTGCACCGCTTGTTCAACGCCAGAAAAGGAAGTTTGGACTGTTACTAACGGCAAAGAGCCAAAAGCATGCCTGCAGTGTAAAAAATTAACCGATCTTGCGCGCGATCCTGATGTGTTTGATACATGGTTTTCTTCCGGCCAATGGCCGTATGCCACTTTGGGTTATCCGAATGGCAAGGATTTCAAAACATTCTATCCAACATCTATAATGGAGACGGGCTATGATATTTTGTTTTTCTGGGTGGCGCGCATGATAATGCTTGGCATATATCGCACTGGCAAAGTTCCGTTTAAGACTGTATATTTGCACGGCCTTGTACGCGATAAAGATCGCCAAAAAATGTCTAAGTCCAAAGGCAATGTTATTGACCCGCTTGGAATTGTAGAAATCTATGGCGCCGATGCGCTACGTATGGCACTAATAGTAGGCAATCTGCCCGGACGTGATCCAATAATTTCTGAAGACAAAATCCGCGGCTACCGCAATTTCTCTACAAAACTGTGGAATATCACGCGATTTATTTTAATGAACTGCCAAGATTATTCGCCTGCTAAAAAAATTACACTCACTCCAGCTGACAAAAAAATCATAAAAGAGTTTGACCGCGTGCGCGTTAAAGTAACCAAGAATATGGACGCGCTGAAGTTTTCGCATGCAGCGGAAATGCTGTACCATTATTCATGGCACGCGTTTGCTGATAAAATCATAGAAGCATCAAAGCCATTACTACAGGAAAGTGCTGACGCAAAAAAACGCGCAGCGCGCCAGCATGTTTTGATCACGACCCTAGCTGACACATTAAAACTCTTGCACCCGTTCATGCCATTTATCACCGAAGAACTCTACGGTTCCCTGCCGCTTAAAAAACACGGATTGCTAATGGTGGAAAAATGGCCGGAGTAA
- a CDS encoding PrsW family intramembrane metalloprotease, translating to MLADIQIFACSPGCLGIFALSFIPSLIWLAFFWVQDKNPEPKRIILRVFLWGFLIAIPVIVIENMLQYYAYPLFTATGTAWLYGFLGIALIEETAKYLTVRYKAVPLRVFDEPQDAIIYMITVALGFAAIENFFYAFSAYNLGFSASMASLAGRFITSTLLHVVSSGILGYFLARIYFLEQEKNSLAILLTGLMFSTVLHGLYNYFIIQTGGYMILSVIPVMPVALLLTSSVFLLFLYWHLRTFSYQ from the coding sequence ATGCTCGCAGACATTCAAATTTTCGCCTGCTCTCCCGGATGTTTGGGAATTTTCGCTCTATCGTTTATACCAAGCCTAATTTGGCTAGCTTTTTTTTGGGTACAAGATAAAAACCCGGAGCCGAAACGTATTATTCTGCGCGTTTTTTTATGGGGTTTCCTTATTGCAATTCCAGTTATTGTCATTGAAAATATGCTGCAATATTATGCATACCCCCTATTTACGGCAACTGGTACCGCGTGGCTATACGGTTTTCTAGGAATTGCATTAATTGAAGAAACGGCAAAATATCTCACCGTGCGCTATAAGGCCGTGCCACTGCGCGTTTTTGACGAGCCGCAAGATGCCATAATTTATATGATTACTGTCGCGCTAGGCTTTGCGGCAATTGAAAATTTCTTTTACGCGTTCAGCGCGTACAATCTCGGTTTTTCCGCATCTATGGCTTCACTTGCGGGAAGATTTATCACATCAACACTGCTTCATGTTGTCAGCTCCGGAATCCTTGGCTACTTTCTTGCGCGAATATATTTTCTTGAACAAGAAAAAAATTCTCTTGCGATATTGCTAACAGGTCTAATGTTTTCCACAGTGTTGCATGGTTTGTACAACTATTTTATAATTCAGACAGGAGGATATATGATATTATCTGTTATTCCTGTTATGCCCGTGGCTCTCCTTCTTACAAGTAGCGTATTTCTCCTATTTCTTTATTGGCATTTACGTACATTTTCTTATCAATAA
- a CDS encoding Hsp20/alpha crystallin family protein, whose translation MTKSFFEKLASSLRMEEAKEETAQYDEEQVTAAEENAEIPMEEMTDSETNPGSEETGTEPETVPYPGEEEDDRAKEEMTDDEENEGGEDEEENDLEGSYTAVTQEPKKYETQLAAARSKTTTRHRRVAHKHITLPRVQETEDMMDEDMEGQLAIDVYHTEDDIIIKSTIAGVDPEDLDINIAGDTVTIHGERKKDHEISNESYYYQECYWGSFSRSIVLPVEVDGDKAEAGFQNGILTIRLPKVAKNKLKKIRVTKR comes from the coding sequence ATGACTAAATCTTTTTTTGAAAAACTTGCGAGCTCCCTCAGGATGGAAGAAGCTAAAGAAGAAACGGCGCAATACGACGAAGAACAGGTTACCGCAGCGGAAGAAAATGCGGAAATACCTATGGAAGAAATGACCGATTCGGAAACAAATCCCGGGTCTGAAGAAACGGGTACAGAACCGGAAACTGTGCCTTATCCCGGCGAAGAAGAGGATGATAGGGCCAAGGAAGAGATGACGGACGACGAAGAAAACGAAGGAGGAGAGGACGAGGAAGAGAACGACCTGGAGGGTTCGTATACCGCCGTTACGCAAGAACCAAAGAAATACGAAACACAACTTGCGGCCGCACGATCAAAAACTACAACACGCCATCGTCGCGTTGCGCACAAACATATCACATTGCCCCGCGTACAAGAAACAGAGGATATGATGGATGAAGATATGGAAGGACAACTTGCAATTGATGTGTACCACACAGAAGATGATATTATCATCAAGTCCACAATCGCAGGCGTTGATCCGGAAGATTTGGATATAAACATCGCGGGTGACACTGTAACCATTCACGGCGAAAGAAAAAAAGATCATGAGATTTCCAATGAGAGCTATTACTACCAAGAATGCTACTGGGGTAGCTTCTCTCGTTCTATAGTATTGCCGGTTGAAGTAGATGGGGACAAAGCAGAGGCAGGATTTCAAAATGGTATTCTCACCATTCGCTTACCAAAAGTTGCAAAGAATAAATTAAAAAAAATCCGCGTGACGAAGAGATAG
- a CDS encoding VanW family protein — MSAPKKINFHHVKIFTPTLLLIGAVFSVGLVAMNSNVVVRGVRLASESVGNLSYTALSQKIRANVYTFENTPVVLILPDGTHYKDATPLLLGVRIDADATQAAVFSAGRTTSFLGDISQQFRLFIIGTDVKYQGTIDEAVMKNYLYNHVSQFYKPARDATIYYDDLSHSFVVQGEAAGNVINTTMLMTDLSRRMATLSASPIATFMRVDKPMILQPSAQNAKEQAINIISRNPLRLSYEDGEWNVQADDLASWLAFMPNPIDPKTLEITVDQQKVSEYLIQLAPGINITPVDAVFTEENDRVKEFKLSTQGRELNVEKSAQKIAEEIIHNSTLPVTLVVDSKDANITSEKINDLRITSLISSGTTDFAGSPKNRVHNIQTGAARFQGTLVAPGEEFSFNTILGEVDADTSYLPELVIKKDKTVPEYGGGICQISTTLFRAAVYAGFEITERYSHAYPVKYYGTPGFDATIYPPHPDLRFKNNTPGYVLIQQNIEKTKITFDIYGMDDGRKTKVDGPVILSKNEEDDSMKTLLTQTVVDKDGKIMFTKKFYSNYKSPELYPVNRNPYE, encoded by the coding sequence ATGAGCGCGCCAAAAAAAATTAATTTCCATCACGTAAAAATTTTTACTCCAACACTGCTCCTAATTGGGGCAGTGTTTTCGGTTGGCTTAGTTGCAATGAATTCTAATGTGGTTGTACGAGGCGTGCGCCTAGCGAGCGAGTCGGTCGGTAATCTTTCATACACGGCTTTATCGCAAAAAATTCGTGCCAATGTATATACTTTTGAAAACACGCCTGTCGTGCTTATTCTTCCTGACGGTACGCACTACAAAGACGCGACTCCCTTGCTGCTGGGTGTGAGAATAGACGCGGACGCAACACAAGCCGCGGTTTTTTCCGCCGGACGCACTACGTCTTTTCTTGGTGATATCTCGCAACAATTTCGTTTGTTTATAATCGGAACTGATGTTAAATATCAAGGAACTATTGATGAAGCGGTAATGAAAAATTATTTATACAATCATGTCTCGCAATTCTACAAACCGGCGCGGGATGCCACAATTTACTATGACGATCTCTCGCATTCATTTGTCGTTCAAGGCGAAGCAGCTGGAAATGTAATAAATACCACTATGTTAATGACCGACCTTTCCCGTCGCATGGCGACGCTTTCTGCTTCACCAATTGCTACTTTTATGCGCGTGGATAAGCCGATGATATTACAACCTTCGGCGCAAAACGCCAAAGAACAAGCAATCAATATCATTTCACGCAATCCCCTCCGCCTATCCTATGAAGACGGGGAATGGAACGTACAAGCAGATGACCTCGCTTCATGGCTCGCTTTCATGCCAAACCCCATAGACCCCAAAACTCTTGAGATAACAGTAGACCAGCAGAAAGTCAGCGAATATCTCATTCAGCTTGCGCCTGGAATTAACATTACGCCAGTTGACGCCGTTTTCACCGAAGAAAATGACCGCGTTAAAGAATTTAAGCTTTCCACGCAAGGGCGCGAACTAAATGTTGAAAAAAGCGCGCAAAAGATTGCGGAAGAAATTATTCATAATTCTACATTACCGGTCACTCTTGTTGTTGATTCTAAAGATGCCAATATTACGAGCGAAAAGATAAATGACTTGCGCATTACATCGTTAATTTCCTCTGGCACCACTGATTTTGCCGGCTCTCCCAAAAATCGCGTTCATAATATTCAAACCGGCGCCGCTAGATTCCAAGGAACGCTAGTCGCTCCCGGAGAGGAATTCTCTTTTAATACCATACTTGGCGAAGTCGATGCTGATACCAGCTATTTACCAGAACTTGTTATTAAAAAGGATAAAACCGTTCCTGAATACGGCGGTGGAATATGCCAAATATCCACCACCCTTTTTCGCGCGGCCGTATACGCCGGATTTGAAATAACCGAACGATACAGCCACGCTTACCCAGTAAAATATTACGGCACCCCTGGATTTGACGCCACCATTTATCCGCCACACCCAGATTTGCGCTTCAAAAATAATACGCCGGGATATGTTCTTATACAGCAAAACATTGAAAAGACAAAAATAACTTTTGATATATATGGCATGGATGATGGCCGAAAAACAAAGGTAGACGGTCCCGTTATTCTGTCGAAAAACGAAGAAGATGATTCTATGAAAACATTGTTAACACAAACTGTCGTCGATAAAGATGGAAAAATAATGTTCACTAAAAAATTCTACTCAAACTACAAATCACCGGAACTGTACCCCGTAAATAGAAATCCATACGAATAG
- a CDS encoding extracellular solute-binding protein — MEPYQRNQLIIGAVVILTIALGAGLWFCFIPGLSKCVAPPVQQEVVNLDFWNVFEDSDVYASLIAKFNQQYPNISVAYRKKEYDTYRADLKQAFMQGNGPDIFAIHNTWLPLEQKNIEPAPSSQLSFDDFQNRYPDVVRYDFAAQTGANQISPPRVYAIPLFVDTLALYYNRTYFHNNTLIDPPKTWDDFVTYVKKLTKYNASGNVDLAGVVMGTGKNINRSTDILAMLMLQTGTRMTDDAQTKPTFADPVYDAQGKRFDPGLQALEFYTSFADKKSEVYSWSPDMHYSVDAFVAGDAAMMINYSYMIPTIQQKNRYLDFAVAPIPQPSDQRQKAAFANYWGLTVSKNSKHSDAAWQFILFLAREENEKEYLTKVQRPTALKSLIAWQDKNASDLLKPFVDQTLIARSWYMGDNVSTENALITMIDSVASGATAPADALGKAQNDISAIFQKVRRGVVQ, encoded by the coding sequence ATGGAGCCTTATCAGCGCAACCAACTCATCATAGGCGCAGTAGTTATTCTCACCATCGCGCTTGGCGCGGGGCTTTGGTTTTGCTTTATTCCCGGACTAAGTAAATGCGTGGCGCCACCGGTTCAGCAAGAAGTGGTGAATCTGGACTTCTGGAATGTATTTGAAGATAGTGATGTATACGCTTCTTTGATTGCAAAGTTCAATCAGCAATATCCTAATATTAGCGTTGCCTATCGCAAGAAAGAATATGACACATATCGTGCCGATTTAAAGCAAGCGTTTATGCAGGGGAACGGGCCGGACATTTTTGCAATACACAATACATGGCTGCCGCTTGAGCAAAAAAATATTGAGCCGGCGCCGTCTTCACAGCTTTCGTTTGACGATTTTCAAAACCGCTATCCCGATGTTGTGCGCTATGACTTTGCCGCGCAAACTGGCGCAAACCAAATCTCCCCTCCGCGGGTATATGCCATTCCGCTTTTTGTTGATACGCTCGCGCTTTATTATAACCGCACGTATTTCCATAACAACACTTTAATAGACCCGCCCAAAACATGGGATGATTTTGTAACGTACGTAAAGAAACTTACCAAGTACAACGCTTCTGGCAACGTTGATTTAGCTGGTGTAGTCATGGGTACTGGTAAAAATATAAATCGTTCAACCGATATACTTGCAATGTTGATGCTTCAGACCGGTACGCGCATGACTGATGACGCGCAAACCAAACCAACTTTTGCCGACCCCGTGTACGACGCGCAGGGTAAGCGTTTTGATCCGGGTTTGCAAGCGCTTGAGTTCTATACTTCTTTTGCGGATAAAAAAAGCGAGGTTTATTCATGGAGCCCGGATATGCATTATTCAGTGGACGCTTTTGTAGCCGGAGACGCGGCAATGATGATTAATTATTCCTATATGATACCGACGATTCAACAGAAGAATCGCTATCTTGATTTTGCCGTAGCGCCCATTCCACAGCCGAGCGATCAGCGTCAGAAGGCGGCATTCGCAAATTATTGGGGGCTTACTGTTTCCAAAAATTCAAAGCACAGCGACGCCGCGTGGCAGTTTATATTGTTCCTAGCGCGGGAGGAGAATGAGAAAGAATATTTGACGAAAGTACAACGTCCGACGGCGTTGAAATCGTTAATTGCTTGGCAGGATAAAAATGCCTCTGATTTACTAAAGCCCTTTGTTGACCAAACCCTCATAGCGCGTTCGTGGTACATGGGCGATAATGTTTCAACGGAGAATGCGTTGATAACAATGATTGATTCCGTGGCATCCGGCGCGACAGCGCCAGCAGATGCGTTGGGCAAGGCGCAAAATGATATATCAGCAATTTTTCAGAAAGTGCGGAGAGGGGTGGTGCAGTGA
- a CDS encoding class I SAM-dependent methyltransferase encodes MSLEPKAKIHTEITAGNMNFLDPQSLLDKLGIKEGMAVADFGCGAGHFAILIARKVGAQGAVYAIDIQKGPIESVRSRAKLYGLTQVQAIRGDLEREKGSTLPEKLVDIVFCTSVLFQVKDKGAIIREAKRVLKKKGKLVIIEWRAEAPWGPQTKARLSREDFVTLAEKEGFVLEKEFAAGSHHYGLVFGI; translated from the coding sequence ATGTCTCTCGAACCTAAGGCAAAAATACATACTGAAATAACGGCTGGAAACATGAACTTTCTCGATCCTCAATCCCTGCTAGATAAGCTAGGCATAAAAGAGGGTATGGCGGTTGCGGACTTTGGGTGTGGCGCTGGGCATTTTGCGATTTTAATCGCGCGTAAGGTTGGGGCGCAAGGAGCTGTGTATGCCATAGATATTCAAAAGGGTCCTATAGAATCCGTGCGCAGTCGGGCCAAACTATATGGTTTAACTCAAGTACAAGCAATTCGCGGCGATCTTGAGCGCGAGAAAGGGTCAACTTTGCCGGAGAAATTGGTTGATATTGTTTTTTGCACCAGCGTGCTTTTTCAGGTTAAAGACAAGGGTGCAATTATTCGTGAAGCAAAGCGTGTATTAAAAAAGAAAGGTAAACTTGTTATAATAGAATGGAGAGCGGAAGCGCCCTGGGGTCCGCAAACCAAGGCCAGGTTATCTCGTGAAGATTTTGTGACTCTAGCAGAGAAGGAAGGTTTTGTGTTGGAAAAAGAATTTGCCGCCGGAAGCCACCACTATGGGTTGGTATTTGGTATATAA